In one window of Xiphophorus hellerii strain 12219 chromosome 23, Xiphophorus_hellerii-4.1, whole genome shotgun sequence DNA:
- the sash3 gene encoding LOW QUALITY PROTEIN: SAM and SH3 domain-containing protein 3 (The sequence of the model RefSeq protein was modified relative to this genomic sequence to represent the inferred CDS: deleted 1 base in 1 codon): MLRRKPSNASEKEQTQKKKLTLQRSSSFKDFMKHKPTSPCTPDKEFTLDEHLGDNLTEEEAVKSGSKLGKKWRNVISRTMTRKTSKMVQKALAEEGAESGEELSPVSSDFLPDLSAGQRTSVCSTGSEDTAPSPVSRQLSASSDRQSLDSGYCQRDSMRLEDSAYNGPFCGRAVVHTDFTPSPYDVESLKLQKGDIIHIIDKPPVGTWTGKLNNKVGSFKFIYVNLLPDETPPTRRKRCHSKGSRSKSKPKTLEEVLDRIGLTELSSLLSMHGFQSLEDFTGLKESHLNDLNITNPDHRSKILNAADLLRDSEDESEPEGDEEEEERPAENSKEPRDSGCFESSENLENGREEPKTEEEESNQQTEKEEEEKSEEMQEAGDLEAVQEQLQELTVDEGQ, translated from the exons ATGCTGAGGCGAAAGCCATCGAACGCGTCAGAGAAGGAGCAGACGCAGAAGAAGAAG CTCACCTTGCAGAGGTCCAGCAGCTTCAAGGATTTCATGAAGCACAAGCCCACCTCCCCCTGCACGCCAGATAAGGAGTTCACCTTAGACGAGCAT CTGGGAGACAATCtgacagaagaagaagcagtGAAAAGTGGCAGCAAACTTGGGAAAAAATGGCGCAACGTCATCTCCCGTACGATGACCCGGAAAACGTCCAAGATGGTGCAGAAGGCCCTGGCTGAGGAGGGG GCGGAGAGCGGCGAGGAGCTGTCCCCCGTCTCCTCTGACTTTCTTCCAGACCTGAGTGCGGGACAGAGGACGTCTGTCTGCTCCACGGGTTCAGAGGACACGGCTCCCAGCCCAGTGAGCCGCCAGCTCTCTGCCA GCAGCGACAGGCAGAGCCTGGACAGCGGGTACTGCCAGCGGGACAGCATGAGGCTGGAGGACAGCGCCTACAACGGGCCTTTCTGC GGCCGCGCCGTGGTCCACACCGACTTCACTCCCAGCCCCTACGATGTGGAGTCGCTGAAACTCCAA AAAGGTGACATTATCCACATCATCGACAAGCCCCCCGTGGGAACCTGGACAGGAAAGCTCAACAACAAAGTGGGATCCTTCAAGTTCATCTACGTCAACCTTCTGCCTGATGAGACGCCTCCAACCAGGAGGAAACGCTGCCACAGCAAAGGCAGCCGGTCCAAATCCAAGCCCAAAACCTTGGAGGAAGTCCTGGACCGCATCGGCCTGACG GAGCTGAGTTCCTTGCTGTCCATGCATGGCTTCCAGAGCCTGGAGGACTTCACCGGACTGAAGGAGTCTCACCTTAACGACCTGAACATCACAAACCCAGATCACCGCTCCAAGATCCTGAACGCAGCTGACCTGCTCAGAGACT CTGAAGACGAGTCTGAACCAGagggtgatgaagaggaggaggagagaccaGCTGAAAACTCGAAGGAGCCGCGGGACTCGGGTTGCTTTGAGAGCTCAGAGAACCTGGAGAATGGCCGCGAGGAGCCGAagacggaggaggaggagtcaaACCAGCaaacagagaaagaagaagaggagaagtCGGAGGAGATGCAGGAGGCCGGGGACCTGGAGGCCGTCCAGGAACAGCTGCAGGAGCTGACGGTGGACGAAGGACAGTGA